In one Nostoc sp. KVJ3 genomic region, the following are encoded:
- the btpA gene encoding photosystem I biogenesis protein BtpA, with product MDLYQLFKTRSPIIGVVHLLPLPTSPRWGGSLKAVIDRAEQEAVALASGGVDGLIVENFFDAPFTKNQVDPVVVSAMTIVVQRIQNLVTLPIGLNVLRNDGKSAMAIASCVQAQFIRVNVLTGVMATDQGLIEGEAYQLLRYRRELGCDVKILADVLVKHARPLSSPNLTVAVKDTIERGLADGVILSGWATGSPPNLEDLELACDAAAGTPVFIGSGANWENIDTLMQAADGVIVSSSLKRHGRIEQPIDPIRVSQFVEAARRSRNSKVESKSAEQVKLHS from the coding sequence GTGGACTTATATCAATTATTTAAAACTCGCTCACCGATTATTGGCGTGGTTCACCTGCTACCACTACCTACCTCACCCCGTTGGGGAGGTAGCCTCAAAGCGGTGATTGACCGGGCCGAACAAGAAGCCGTAGCCCTTGCAAGCGGAGGGGTTGATGGGTTGATTGTGGAGAATTTTTTCGACGCGCCTTTTACTAAAAACCAAGTCGATCCCGTGGTTGTGAGTGCTATGACCATAGTGGTGCAACGGATACAAAACTTGGTAACTTTGCCTATAGGGTTAAACGTTTTGCGAAACGACGGCAAAAGTGCAATGGCGATCGCTAGCTGTGTACAGGCGCAATTTATCCGCGTCAACGTTCTCACAGGGGTAATGGCAACGGATCAGGGATTAATTGAGGGAGAAGCCTATCAACTACTCCGCTATCGACGGGAGTTAGGCTGTGATGTTAAAATCCTGGCCGATGTTTTGGTGAAGCACGCCCGTCCTTTGAGTTCTCCAAATCTCACAGTAGCTGTGAAAGACACCATTGAAAGGGGTTTAGCAGACGGAGTTATTTTATCTGGTTGGGCTACTGGTAGTCCACCTAACTTAGAAGATTTGGAACTAGCTTGTGATGCAGCAGCTGGCACACCAGTGTTTATCGGTAGTGGAGCCAATTGGGAAAATATTGATACATTGATGCAAGCAGCAGATGGTGTAATAGTTTCCAGTTCTCTAAAACGTCACGGACGAATAGAGCAACCAATTGACCCAATTCGCGTCAGCCAATTTGTCGAAGCTGCGCGTCGCAGTCGGAACTCCAAAGTTGAAAGCAAATCAGCAGAACAAGTGAAATTACATTCTTAG
- the psbU gene encoding photosystem II complex extrinsic protein PsbU: MKGLARLLTVFSLLLSCWGWLGTTQIAQAASFNSFAFPQVPILAIERQNRADKKLGTEFGKKIDLNNTNVRAFQQYPGLYPTLAKKIITNAPYKNVEDVLDLPGLSDRQKATLQANLDKFTVTELEPAFNEGDDRFNNGIYR; encoded by the coding sequence GTGAAAGGATTGGCGCGTTTATTAACAGTGTTTAGTTTGTTACTTAGTTGCTGGGGATGGTTGGGAACAACTCAGATAGCCCAAGCTGCTAGTTTCAACAGTTTTGCTTTTCCTCAAGTCCCAATTTTGGCAATTGAGCGGCAGAATCGGGCAGATAAGAAGCTAGGAACGGAATTTGGTAAAAAAATTGATTTGAATAATACCAACGTCCGAGCTTTTCAACAGTATCCAGGGCTTTATCCTACCCTGGCGAAGAAAATCATCACAAATGCTCCCTACAAAAATGTAGAGGATGTATTGGATCTACCAGGATTAAGCGATCGCCAAAAAGCAACCCTGCAAGCCAACTTGGATAAGTTCACCGTGACAGAACTAGAACCTGCCTTCAACGAAGGAGACGATCGCTTTAACAACGGCATCTACAGATAA
- a CDS encoding DUF3120 domain-containing protein: MINNTLSSYTASSPSMNTELDLADTGQNGIGQLESPLSFSPSLPLSISARQSWLVFGAAVFLVSVPVFVEAPIVRSLPSLSLALTAFWVWLSFTLMSRSATYVWGDLLLGFSWSWLAGAIYWGWLRWEPLWHLPVESIGLPFACWCLAKNWGKVGSWFYLGSLLGTVLTDVYFYLTDLMIYWRQIMRVDADGAAQVLQNALIQVQTPWGETWAIILASVLLTVGILALGGKQRHWYAFGGAVLSTILVDSLFLLAAIAA; encoded by the coding sequence TTGATTAATAATACACTGTCGTCCTACACTGCCTCTAGCCCTTCTATGAATACTGAGTTGGATTTGGCTGATACTGGCCAGAATGGGATCGGGCAGTTGGAATCTCCACTCTCCTTTTCTCCCTCTCTCCCTTTATCTATTTCTGCCAGACAAAGTTGGTTGGTGTTTGGGGCGGCGGTATTTTTGGTATCAGTGCCAGTATTTGTAGAAGCGCCAATAGTGCGATCGCTACCAAGTCTAAGTTTAGCGCTGACAGCATTTTGGGTATGGCTAAGTTTTACCTTAATGTCACGTTCTGCAACTTATGTCTGGGGAGATTTGCTCTTAGGATTTAGCTGGAGTTGGTTAGCAGGAGCGATTTATTGGGGCTGGTTGCGCTGGGAACCTTTATGGCATTTGCCTGTTGAATCTATAGGTTTACCCTTTGCTTGCTGGTGTCTGGCGAAAAATTGGGGCAAGGTGGGTAGCTGGTTTTATTTAGGTTCTTTACTCGGTACAGTTTTAACAGATGTATATTTTTATTTAACAGACTTGATGATCTACTGGCGGCAAATTATGAGAGTAGATGCAGATGGCGCAGCGCAAGTCTTACAAAACGCGCTCATACAAGTACAAACACCTTGGGGAGAAACTTGGGCGATAATTCTCGCCTCAGTGCTGTTAACAGTGGGAATTTTAGCTTTAGGTGGAAAGCAAAGACACTGGTATGCCTTTGGTGGCGCAGTTTTAAGCACAATTCTGGTAGACAGCCTATTTTTGTTAGCTGCGATCGCAGCATGA
- a CDS encoding DEAD/DEAH box helicase: MTLSFQELGISQERVAQLEKIGFTEPTNIQIQAIPQLLGGRDVVGQSQTGTGKTAAFSLPILERLDINQKAVQAIVLTPTRELAMQVHDAIAQFIGDEGLRVLAIYGGQSIDRQMLQLRRGVHMVVGTPGRVIDLLDRGCLKLDQVKWFVLDEADEMLSMGFIDDVIKILSQAPVDRQTALFSATMPPSIRMLVNKFLRSPATVTVEQPKAAPNKINQVAYLIPRHWTKAKALQPILEMEDPETALIFVRTRRTAAELTSQLQGAGHSVDEYHGDLSQQARERLLIRFRNRQVRWVVATDIAARGLDVDQLSHVINFDLPDSVETYVHRIGRTGRAGKEGTAISLVQPFERRKQQTFERHNRQSWQLLTIPTRAQIEARHILKLQELVREALTGERLASFLPIVSELIAEYDAQAIAAAALQIAYDQTRPAWLSSDVEIPQEESSAPKPRLGKRRESSSSDRPRSAWKSDSNEERHSSPKPKLRTSGNESSASPSKKIGSPTARESAS, encoded by the coding sequence ATGACTCTTTCATTCCAAGAATTAGGTATTTCTCAAGAACGTGTCGCACAACTAGAAAAAATCGGTTTTACCGAACCAACTAACATTCAAATCCAAGCAATTCCCCAATTGCTGGGTGGTCGTGATGTAGTCGGTCAATCTCAAACTGGAACAGGCAAAACAGCAGCATTTTCACTGCCTATTTTAGAGCGGCTAGATATTAATCAAAAAGCCGTACAAGCCATAGTTTTAACCCCAACTCGTGAATTAGCAATGCAAGTTCACGATGCGATCGCCCAATTCATCGGTGATGAAGGATTGCGGGTGTTAGCAATCTATGGTGGTCAATCAATTGACCGCCAAATGTTACAACTCAGACGTGGCGTTCACATGGTCGTGGGTACTCCAGGACGGGTGATCGATTTACTCGATCGCGGCTGTTTAAAGCTCGATCAAGTGAAATGGTTTGTGTTGGATGAAGCTGATGAAATGTTGAGTATGGGCTTTATCGACGATGTAATCAAAATCCTCTCGCAAGCGCCCGTAGATCGCCAAACAGCTTTATTCTCGGCAACAATGCCACCATCGATTCGGATGTTAGTGAACAAGTTCTTGCGATCGCCTGCAACTGTCACCGTTGAGCAGCCAAAAGCCGCTCCCAACAAGATTAATCAAGTAGCTTACTTGATCCCCCGCCACTGGACAAAAGCCAAAGCTTTACAGCCGATTCTGGAAATGGAAGATCCAGAAACAGCTTTAATCTTTGTTCGCACCAGACGCACCGCCGCAGAACTCACCAGTCAGTTACAAGGGGCTGGTCACAGTGTAGATGAATACCACGGTGACTTGTCACAACAAGCGCGGGAACGGTTATTGATCAGATTCCGTAACCGTCAAGTCCGTTGGGTGGTAGCAACTGATATTGCAGCACGGGGGTTAGATGTCGATCAACTCTCCCACGTAATCAACTTCGACTTACCCGATAGCGTAGAAACCTACGTCCACCGTATTGGTCGGACTGGTCGTGCTGGTAAAGAAGGAACAGCAATTTCCTTAGTACAACCATTTGAGCGGCGCAAACAGCAAACATTTGAACGTCATAACCGCCAAAGTTGGCAATTGCTGACCATTCCAACACGCGCCCAAATTGAAGCGCGGCACATCCTGAAATTGCAAGAACTGGTGCGGGAAGCTTTGACAGGTGAGCGTTTGGCTTCATTCTTGCCGATAGTTAGCGAACTGATTGCAGAATATGATGCTCAAGCGATCGCCGCAGCTGCACTGCAAATTGCTTACGATCAAACTCGTCCCGCTTGGTTGAGTTCAGACGTGGAAATTCCCCAAGAGGAATCTTCCGCTCCCAAACCTAGACTTGGTAAGCGTCGTGAATCATCTTCTAGCGATCGCCCTCGTTCTGCATGGAAATCAGATAGCAACGAAGAAAGACATTCTTCTCCCAAGCCAAAACTGCGGACAAGTGGGAACGAGTCTTCTGCATCCCCTAGTAAAAAGATAGGTTCACCTACAGCTAGAGAATCAGCTTCTTAG
- a CDS encoding vitamin K epoxide reductase family protein produces MIRRRSTPWIHKWSRPLIAAIAGCGALTTGYLAIEKLTGGSAACVAEAGAKGCNDVLSSPWATVFGQPLALFGFLAYTSMVIFALAPLVLNSGENNNRKQLENWTWLLLLAGAIAMSVFSGYLMYLLAFQIKALCPYCIGSALFSLSLLVLTIIGRTWEDIGQILFTALIVGMITLIGTLGVYAGVNQSDITSGTPGKPVQINFTPKENPNPAFGWKVTTTSGEAEIALARHLVKVGAKEYTAYWCPHCHEQKLLFGKEAEEIINNDVRVECAPDGLKAQTELCKAAKIEGFPTWIVNAKSYSGVQNLEELAKVSGYTGPRDFKYFK; encoded by the coding sequence ATGATTCGCCGTCGTTCTACTCCTTGGATTCATAAATGGTCACGTCCATTGATTGCCGCGATCGCTGGATGTGGTGCGCTAACAACAGGTTATCTTGCCATCGAAAAGTTAACAGGAGGCAGTGCAGCTTGTGTCGCAGAGGCTGGTGCTAAGGGCTGTAATGATGTGCTTTCCAGCCCGTGGGCAACAGTTTTTGGTCAGCCATTAGCTTTGTTTGGGTTTTTGGCATACACCAGTATGGTGATATTTGCTTTGGCTCCCTTAGTATTAAACTCAGGAGAAAACAATAACCGCAAACAATTGGAGAATTGGACGTGGTTGCTACTGCTAGCGGGTGCGATCGCGATGTCTGTTTTCAGCGGCTACTTAATGTACCTGCTAGCATTTCAAATCAAAGCCCTTTGTCCTTACTGTATTGGTTCAGCTTTGTTTTCTTTGAGTCTTTTAGTACTGACAATTATCGGTCGAACTTGGGAGGATATTGGACAAATCCTCTTTACCGCCCTAATTGTGGGGATGATAACGCTGATTGGCACTTTAGGCGTTTATGCTGGCGTGAATCAATCAGATATTACATCTGGAACTCCTGGAAAACCCGTACAAATTAACTTTACTCCCAAGGAAAACCCTAACCCAGCATTCGGTTGGAAAGTTACCACTACTTCTGGTGAGGCAGAAATAGCCTTAGCACGCCATCTGGTGAAGGTAGGCGCGAAGGAATATACTGCTTACTGGTGTCCTCACTGCCATGAACAAAAGCTGCTTTTTGGTAAAGAAGCCGAGGAAATAATCAATAATGATGTTAGGGTAGAATGCGCTCCTGATGGACTCAAAGCTCAAACAGAACTGTGTAAAGCCGCAAAAATTGAAGGCTTCCCTACTTGGATCGTTAATGCTAAAAGCTATAGTGGAGTCCAAAATTTAGAGGAACTAGCAAAGGTTTCTGGTTATACAGGGCCTCGTGACTTCAAATATTTCAAGTAA
- the nadB gene encoding L-aspartate oxidase, translating into MPQIDIPSQFDVLVVGAGAAGLYTALCLPESLRVGLITKETVALSASDWAQGGIAAAVSPEDSPTLHIEDTIRAGAGLCDRTAVEFLAQLAPNCIQSLVDLGVAFDRHGQALALTLEAAHSRNRVLHAADTTGREVTTTLTAQVLRRQNIQVIQQALALSLWIEPESNRCQGISLFYQGKITWIKAGAVVLATGGGGQVFAQTTNPAVSTGDGVAIAYRAGAILRDLEFVQFHPTALTKPGADRFLISEAVRGEGAHLVDNEGRRFAFDYDPAGELAPRDVVSRAIFSHLQRTAVDLATAHVWLDMRPIPAEKIRHRFPNIIKVCQHWGVDVFHEPIPVAPAAHYWMGGIVADLMNHTNIPSLYAVGETASTGVHGANRLASNSLLECIVFGAQMSQIELENIELPSEIPILPSRKFSIDLSEWHIQQAHLEALREKLPRLVWESAGICREQSRLETAIGTVESWQQDFAALPLSQFLLALHPAEPASFDLPDIERQLRLWAETRNLLDVANLILKSAAFRTESRGGHYRLDYPQPNPYWQVHTLVKTHHWWKSPILS; encoded by the coding sequence TTGCCTCAGATAGATATTCCTAGCCAATTTGATGTCTTGGTAGTCGGCGCTGGTGCTGCTGGACTCTACACAGCACTGTGTCTGCCAGAATCCTTGCGAGTCGGCTTGATTACCAAAGAAACCGTTGCTTTGTCCGCCAGTGATTGGGCCCAAGGTGGCATTGCCGCAGCCGTTTCCCCAGAAGATTCTCCCACGCTGCACATTGAAGATACCATCCGGGCAGGTGCGGGTTTGTGCGATCGCACCGCTGTAGAATTTCTTGCCCAGCTTGCCCCTAACTGTATTCAATCTCTAGTTGACTTGGGGGTTGCTTTTGACCGTCATGGTCAAGCTTTGGCTTTAACTTTAGAAGCTGCCCATTCTCGCAACCGCGTTCTCCACGCTGCGGATACCACAGGAAGAGAAGTTACTACTACCCTCACCGCCCAAGTATTACGTCGCCAAAATATTCAAGTCATTCAGCAAGCTTTAGCTTTGAGTTTGTGGATTGAACCCGAAAGCAATCGTTGTCAGGGCATAAGCCTGTTTTATCAAGGTAAAATCACATGGATTAAAGCTGGTGCTGTGGTCTTGGCAACTGGTGGCGGCGGTCAGGTCTTTGCCCAAACCACTAACCCAGCTGTGAGTACTGGTGATGGAGTAGCGATCGCATATCGGGCTGGGGCGATCCTCCGCGATTTGGAATTTGTGCAATTTCATCCCACAGCCCTAACGAAACCTGGTGCCGATCGCTTTCTGATTAGCGAAGCTGTACGCGGTGAGGGCGCACACCTTGTCGATAACGAAGGACGGCGTTTTGCCTTTGACTACGACCCTGCGGGAGAACTCGCGCCGAGAGATGTAGTCAGTAGAGCAATTTTCAGCCATTTACAACGTACTGCCGTTGATTTGGCCACTGCCCATGTGTGGTTGGATATGCGCCCTATCCCCGCCGAAAAGATTCGTCACCGCTTTCCTAACATCATTAAAGTTTGTCAGCATTGGGGTGTTGATGTCTTCCACGAACCAATTCCTGTGGCCCCTGCTGCCCATTACTGGATGGGGGGCATTGTCGCGGATCTGATGAATCACACAAATATCCCCAGTTTGTACGCGGTAGGCGAAACCGCTAGTACCGGGGTGCATGGGGCAAATCGCCTTGCTAGTAATTCCCTGCTGGAATGTATTGTGTTTGGGGCCCAGATGAGCCAAATAGAGTTGGAAAATATTGAGCTACCGTCAGAAATACCAATATTGCCATCACGGAAATTTAGTATTGATCTTAGTGAGTGGCACATCCAGCAAGCACATCTAGAAGCACTCAGGGAGAAGTTACCGCGACTGGTGTGGGAAAGTGCTGGTATTTGTCGGGAGCAATCAAGATTAGAAACTGCGATCGGCACAGTTGAATCTTGGCAGCAAGATTTTGCTGCCTTGCCTTTAAGTCAATTTTTGCTTGCTTTACATCCAGCAGAACCAGCTAGTTTTGACCTACCAGATATTGAACGGCAATTGCGACTTTGGGCAGAAACCCGCAATTTATTAGATGTGGCTAATTTAATTCTCAAAAGTGCTGCTTTTAGAACCGAAAGCCGAGGCGGACACTACCGTTTAGACTATCCTCAACCCAACCCATATTGGCAAGTTCACACACTTGTAAAAACACATCATTGGTGGAAATCCCCAATATTATCTTGA
- the rimO gene encoding 30S ribosomal protein S12 methylthiotransferase RimO — protein MGDKPTIAISHLGCEKNRIDTEHMLGMLVEAGYGVDTNEELADYVIVNTCSFIEAARQESVRTLVELAEANKKIVITGCMAQHFQEQLLEELPEAVAIVGTGDYHKIVNVIERVEQGERVKQVSIEPTYIADETTPRYRTTTEGVAYLRVAEGCDYRCAFCIIPHLRGNQRSRTIESIVAEAEQLVSQGVKEIILISQITTNYGLDIYGQPKLAELLRALGKVDIPWIRMHYAYPTGLTPDAIAAIQETPNVLPYLDLPLQHSHPDILRAMNRPWQGRVNDGIIDRIKTALPTAVLRTTFIVGFPGETQEHFEHLLEFVQRHEFDHVGVFTFSSEEGTPAYKLPNQLAQEVMDDRRYQLMELQQPISQKKNQQEVGKIVDVLIEQENPESGELIGRSGRFSPEVDGLVYVKGQAKLGTIVPVAIHHADTYDLYGQVVNN, from the coding sequence ATGGGTGACAAGCCAACAATTGCCATTTCTCATCTGGGCTGCGAGAAAAATCGAATTGATACAGAACACATGCTGGGAATGCTTGTAGAAGCAGGTTACGGTGTAGATACAAATGAAGAGTTAGCAGATTACGTTATTGTTAATACTTGTAGTTTTATTGAAGCAGCCCGGCAAGAATCTGTCAGAACTTTGGTAGAACTGGCAGAGGCAAATAAAAAGATCGTAATCACTGGCTGTATGGCGCAACACTTCCAAGAACAACTTTTGGAAGAGTTACCCGAAGCAGTAGCCATTGTGGGTACAGGCGATTATCACAAAATTGTTAATGTAATTGAGCGTGTAGAACAAGGCGAACGGGTCAAACAGGTTAGTATTGAGCCAACCTATATTGCCGACGAAACTACACCTCGCTATCGCACTACAACTGAGGGTGTAGCTTACCTCCGAGTTGCCGAAGGTTGTGATTATCGTTGTGCATTTTGTATAATTCCTCATCTTCGAGGGAACCAGCGATCGCGTACTATTGAATCTATAGTCGCCGAAGCGGAGCAGTTAGTTAGTCAAGGGGTAAAGGAAATTATTTTAATTTCCCAAATCACCACTAATTACGGTTTGGATATTTACGGTCAGCCAAAATTAGCCGAATTACTTCGCGCTTTGGGGAAAGTAGATATACCGTGGATCAGAATGCATTACGCTTATCCCACGGGACTGACCCCAGATGCGATCGCGGCGATTCAAGAAACACCAAACGTCTTGCCTTATCTGGATTTGCCCTTGCAGCATTCTCATCCAGATATTCTCCGCGCTATGAACCGTCCTTGGCAAGGGCGCGTAAATGATGGGATTATAGATCGCATCAAAACGGCGCTACCAACAGCCGTATTGCGGACAACATTTATTGTTGGTTTCCCAGGAGAAACACAAGAGCATTTTGAGCATCTACTAGAGTTCGTTCAACGGCATGAATTCGATCATGTTGGTGTGTTCACCTTTTCCTCTGAGGAAGGAACGCCAGCTTACAAGCTACCAAATCAGTTGGCCCAAGAAGTGATGGACGATCGCCGATACCAACTGATGGAACTCCAGCAACCGATTTCTCAAAAGAAAAATCAACAGGAAGTAGGCAAAATCGTCGATGTCCTGATTGAGCAAGAAAATCCTGAAAGTGGTGAACTAATAGGTCGTTCAGGTAGATTTTCCCCAGAGGTTGATGGTCTGGTGTATGTCAAAGGCCAGGCAAAGTTAGGAACCATCGTGCCAGTAGCGATTCACCACGCTGATACATACGACCTCTATGGTCAAGTAGTCAATAACTAA
- a CDS encoding undecaprenyl-diphosphate phosphatase — MEFIQAFILGIVQGITEFLPISSTAHLLIFTKIFGWKELGSKDFVDAIQFGSVIAIVGYFWSLIYSIVKGGIEALKEKDWQREEWKILVGIVVGTMPALIFGFLLKDVLPESALIIAIMSIIMALVLALAEKIGTRKRDFDSLQIRDGILVGLGQTLALIPGVSRSGSTLTTALFLGLERDTAAKFSFLLGFPTLTIATLYKSLKIFKLFQAHQLPDNIVGLLIVGIISTFIFSYLSIAFLIKYLATKNTLIFVWYRLAFGSAILAAIAAGWKG; from the coding sequence ATGGAGTTCATTCAAGCTTTTATTTTGGGAATTGTTCAAGGTATTACAGAGTTTTTACCTATCAGTAGCACTGCACATCTTCTGATTTTTACCAAGATATTTGGTTGGAAAGAATTAGGCTCTAAAGATTTTGTTGATGCAATTCAATTTGGTAGTGTTATCGCAATTGTGGGATATTTTTGGTCGCTGATATATAGTATTGTCAAAGGTGGAATTGAAGCATTAAAAGAGAAAGACTGGCAACGTGAAGAATGGAAAATTCTTGTTGGTATTGTAGTAGGAACCATGCCAGCCTTAATTTTTGGTTTTCTTTTGAAAGACGTTCTACCGGAGAGTGCATTAATTATTGCCATCATGTCAATTATCATGGCACTTGTACTAGCTTTGGCAGAAAAAATTGGCACTCGCAAGCGAGATTTTGATTCATTGCAGATTCGGGATGGTATTTTAGTTGGATTGGGACAAACACTTGCGTTGATTCCAGGTGTTTCTCGTTCTGGCTCGACCTTGACGACTGCCTTATTTTTAGGATTAGAACGCGATACAGCCGCCAAATTCTCATTTTTATTAGGGTTTCCAACTCTTACCATTGCTACACTGTATAAAAGTTTGAAAATCTTCAAATTATTTCAAGCCCACCAACTGCCAGATAATATTGTCGGACTGTTAATTGTAGGGATTATTTCAACCTTTATATTTTCCTACCTATCAATTGCATTCTTAATCAAGTACTTAGCAACCAAAAACACTTTGATCTTTGTTTGGTATAGATTAGCATTCGGCAGTGCGATTTTAGCTGCGATCGCAGCAGGTTGGAAAGGATAA
- a CDS encoding CHASE2 domain-containing protein, producing the protein MKQQLDKRFVKLIFGLKQSLSRGHRELITATSVAFCVLLLHSIGLLQSLELAALDQFFRLRPNELPEERITLVVIDEAYLKEVGSWPIPDRKIAQLLQKLNVHKPRAIGLDIYRNLPVEPGNQELRDTYKSMPNLIGIELLANDKNVSVSPPLGLNKDQVGFNNVLYDLDGKVRRSLLYWHVKSQVHESFALKLALLYLKSENITPTKAKNNPEYLQLGKATFTRFEAKDGAYVGADDRGYQLLTNFPKPKCQGSSKELCSFRHVSMRDVLADKVQENLIKDRIILIGSTAPSLQDFAFIPYSSSLMSTAKPIPGIQLQAYFVSELISSALSGRPLLKVWPDLVEDLWIFIWSYLGSVTTWRIRHATRGLFSILFSCFVLTLSTYLAFLYGWWIPLIPSLFSFGSSAIWMTSHIAHMQEEWKRSKEFLHHVINTIPDPIFVKNEQHQWIVLNDAYSRFIGYPNKFLIEKSDYDFFPKHEADVFRQQDDLVFRTQQPQEHEEEFTNADGQTYQIATKRSLHKDSAGNFFLVGVIRDITQRKLMEEQLKRTAAELFRSNSELRLKEDHLRYLAYHDPLTGLSNRKFFAEQLYESLHWAQHNNLLLGLLFIDLDGFKQVNDTLGHETGDRLLMTIARRLSNSLRTSDTVSRLGGDEFTVILRAIPNVQVAAKVAEKILINISKPIVLDGYAIKVSASIGISVYPYNSQDSETLMKQADAAMYHAKRLGKNRYEFA; encoded by the coding sequence ATGAAGCAGCAGTTAGACAAGCGTTTTGTAAAGTTAATCTTTGGACTCAAACAATCGCTTAGTCGAGGACACAGAGAATTGATTACTGCCACCAGCGTTGCATTCTGCGTTTTACTTTTGCACTCCATCGGATTATTGCAATCTTTGGAGTTGGCAGCTTTAGATCAATTTTTTCGCTTACGTCCCAACGAACTACCAGAAGAGCGTATTACTCTGGTGGTGATTGATGAAGCCTATTTAAAGGAAGTCGGTTCGTGGCCGATTCCAGATAGGAAGATTGCCCAGTTGTTGCAAAAATTAAATGTCCACAAACCCCGTGCTATTGGCTTAGACATCTACCGAAATTTGCCAGTAGAGCCTGGTAATCAAGAACTGCGTGACACTTATAAGTCAATGCCCAACTTGATTGGTATTGAATTATTGGCAAATGACAAAAACGTTAGTGTTTCACCGCCATTAGGACTAAATAAAGATCAAGTGGGCTTTAACAACGTGCTATACGATCTTGATGGGAAAGTCCGTCGCAGCTTGTTGTATTGGCACGTTAAAAGTCAGGTACACGAAAGTTTTGCTCTGAAGTTAGCGTTATTGTATTTAAAGTCAGAAAATATTACTCCCACTAAAGCAAAAAACAACCCTGAGTATTTGCAATTGGGTAAAGCAACGTTTACTCGTTTTGAGGCTAAGGATGGTGCTTATGTGGGAGCTGACGATCGAGGATACCAACTTTTGACCAATTTTCCCAAACCCAAATGTCAAGGTTCATCTAAAGAATTGTGTAGTTTTCGCCACGTATCGATGAGAGATGTACTGGCAGATAAAGTCCAAGAAAACTTAATCAAAGATCGAATTATACTCATTGGCTCCACTGCACCTAGTCTCCAGGATTTTGCATTCATTCCCTATTCCAGTAGTCTAATGAGTACGGCAAAGCCTATACCTGGTATTCAACTACAAGCTTATTTTGTTAGTGAGTTAATCTCATCAGCTCTTAGTGGACGGCCTTTACTCAAGGTGTGGCCTGACTTAGTAGAAGACTTGTGGATTTTTATCTGGTCTTATCTAGGATCTGTGACAACATGGCGGATACGACATGCAACTAGGGGTCTCTTCAGTATCCTATTTTCTTGTTTTGTATTGACCCTGAGTACGTACCTTGCTTTCTTGTATGGCTGGTGGATACCACTTATTCCCTCACTGTTTAGTTTTGGCAGTTCAGCTATTTGGATGACCAGTCATATTGCTCACATGCAGGAAGAGTGGAAACGTTCTAAAGAGTTTTTGCATCACGTAATCAATACGATTCCCGATCCAATTTTTGTGAAAAATGAACAACATCAGTGGATTGTTTTAAATGATGCGTATTCTCGATTTATCGGTTATCCGAATAAGTTCTTAATTGAAAAGTCAGACTATGACTTTTTCCCGAAACATGAAGCTGATGTGTTTCGACAACAGGACGATCTTGTTTTCAGGACTCAGCAACCCCAGGAGCATGAAGAAGAATTTACAAATGCCGATGGACAGACTTATCAAATTGCCACTAAGCGATCGCTCCATAAAGACTCAGCTGGCAATTTCTTTTTAGTTGGAGTCATCCGAGATATTACTCAGCGCAAGCTTATGGAAGAACAGCTTAAACGTACTGCTGCTGAACTATTCCGCTCTAACAGTGAATTAAGACTCAAAGAAGACCACTTGCGTTATTTAGCGTATCACGATCCCTTAACTGGTTTATCCAATCGCAAATTTTTTGCCGAACAACTTTATGAATCCTTACATTGGGCGCAACACAATAACCTGTTGTTAGGACTACTGTTTATTGATCTGGATGGCTTTAAGCAAGTAAATGATACTCTGGGACACGAGACGGGCGATCGCTTATTAATGACTATTGCTAGACGACTCAGCAACTCTTTACGCACCAGTGATACAGTTTCTCGTTTGGGTGGCGATGAATTTACTGTCATTTTACGAGCAATTCCTAATGTCCAGGTAGCGGCTAAAGTCGCCGAAAAAATTTTAATTAATATTAGCAAGCCAATTGTTTTAGACGGCTATGCAATCAAAGTCTCTGCCAGTATTGGCATTAGTGTCTATCCATACAACAGTCAAGACAGTGAAACCTTAATGAAACAAGCAGATGCAGCAATGTACCATGCAAAGCGTCTGGGTAAAAATCGCTACGAGTTTGCTTAA